One Streptosporangium sp. NBC_01495 DNA window includes the following coding sequences:
- a CDS encoding S8 family serine peptidase yields MKRVIITAAVVTLVAAALVPPAQARQVIAEPGAEAEYVVLYTEGARLADAQQAIKAAGGNILKENTAVGVATVKTTNTRFAEAVRDAASIDDIAHNRSIGSVPSARRGAAGRATVQARAVEKAGDGAPAASTFGGPAPAAEPLSELQWDMKQIHATVDGSYRHQQGDPGVLVGVIDTGVDGSHPDIAPNFNRRLSRNFTVDIPVDADGNEVDGPCEAEPDRSCNDPADVDENEHGTHVASSIASPLNGLGTAGVAPKVSIVNLRAGQDSGYFFLQPSIDALTYAGDVGVDVVNMSYYIDPWLFNCVDNPADSPADRQEQATIIKATQRALDYAYSKGVTLVSAAGNGASDYTKTLVDASSPDFASVPGEVPYSRTIPTSCVSMPSEGKHVISVSSTGISKRKSYYSDYGNGYADVSSPGGDVYDTPGNTRDVTRATLAAYPKSLAEARGQLNPDGTPNVTNVVRSCKGSVCAYYEYLQGTSMASPRAAGVAALIVSKYGQRDRVHGGKKLHPAVVETVLKGTATRTACPTPPAYTYTRHLPDGTTATSTHTCEGSVLRNGFYGYGIVDALRAVR; encoded by the coding sequence GTGAAACGCGTCATCATCACTGCGGCCGTCGTCACCCTCGTGGCAGCCGCGTTGGTGCCCCCGGCGCAGGCCCGGCAGGTGATCGCCGAACCGGGCGCGGAAGCCGAGTACGTCGTCCTCTACACGGAGGGCGCGCGCCTCGCGGACGCCCAGCAGGCCATCAAGGCGGCGGGCGGAAACATCCTCAAGGAGAACACCGCGGTCGGCGTCGCCACCGTCAAGACGACGAACACCCGCTTCGCCGAGGCGGTGCGCGACGCCGCCTCGATCGACGACATCGCCCACAACCGGTCCATCGGCAGTGTGCCCTCCGCCAGGAGGGGAGCCGCCGGCCGCGCGACCGTGCAGGCGAGGGCCGTGGAGAAGGCCGGTGACGGCGCTCCCGCCGCCTCCACCTTCGGCGGGCCCGCGCCCGCCGCGGAGCCGCTGTCGGAGCTCCAGTGGGACATGAAGCAGATCCACGCGACCGTCGACGGCTCCTACCGCCACCAGCAGGGCGACCCCGGCGTGCTGGTCGGCGTCATCGACACCGGCGTCGACGGCTCCCACCCCGACATCGCGCCGAACTTCAACCGGCGGCTGAGCCGCAACTTCACCGTCGACATCCCCGTCGACGCCGACGGCAACGAGGTCGACGGTCCGTGTGAGGCGGAGCCGGACCGCTCCTGCAACGACCCGGCGGACGTCGACGAGAACGAGCACGGCACGCACGTGGCGTCGTCCATCGCCTCGCCCCTCAACGGGCTCGGCACGGCGGGCGTGGCGCCCAAGGTCTCGATCGTGAACCTGCGGGCCGGCCAGGACTCCGGATACTTCTTCCTGCAGCCCAGCATCGACGCGCTGACCTACGCCGGTGACGTCGGCGTCGACGTGGTCAACATGAGCTACTACATCGACCCGTGGCTGTTCAACTGCGTCGACAACCCGGCGGACTCCCCGGCCGATCGGCAGGAGCAGGCCACGATCATCAAGGCCACCCAGCGGGCGCTCGACTACGCGTACAGCAAGGGCGTGACCCTGGTGTCCGCGGCGGGCAACGGCGCCAGCGACTACACCAAGACGCTCGTCGACGCCTCCAGCCCCGACTTCGCCAGCGTCCCCGGCGAGGTGCCCTACTCGCGGACGATCCCCACGAGCTGCGTCTCCATGCCGAGCGAGGGCAAGCACGTGATCTCGGTCTCCTCGACCGGCATCAGCAAGCGCAAGTCGTACTACTCCGACTACGGCAACGGCTACGCCGACGTCTCGTCCCCTGGCGGCGACGTCTACGACACCCCCGGCAACACCCGCGACGTCACCAGGGCGACGCTGGCGGCCTATCCCAAGTCCCTGGCCGAGGCGCGCGGCCAGCTCAACCCCGACGGCACGCCCAACGTCACCAACGTGGTCCGCAGCTGCAAGGGCAGCGTCTGCGCCTACTACGAGTATCTCCAGGGCACCTCGATGGCCTCCCCCCGCGCCGCCGGTGTCGCCGCGCTGATCGTGAGCAAGTACGGCCAGCGCGACCGGGTGCACGGCGGAAAGAAGCTCCACCCCGCCGTCGTGGAGACGGTCCTCAAGGGCACCGCGACCAGGACGGCCTGCCCCACCCCGCCCGCCTACACCTACACCAGGCACCTGCCGGACGGCACCACGGCGACCTCGACGCACACGTGCGAGGGAAGCGTGCTGCGCAACGGCTTCTACGGTTACGGGATCGTCGACGCCCTCCGGGCGGTCCGCTGA
- the crtI gene encoding phytoene desaturase family protein yields the protein MSPVVVIGAGLGGLAAAVRLAAAGRDVTVVEANDVPGGCCGTAVLGEYRFDTGPSVLTMPEVLADVFAAAGEDMESTLPLRRLDPYYRLRYHDGSHLDVVAGQDAMAERVRALSGAAEAERYRRFRARLGELFDAEWPAFIDRDMTRLRDLVQPRVLARLAALGGFRSLDSLVRSHLTDHRLVKAHTFQALYVGLSPRQALGIYAVIAHMDTVGGVFFPRVGGMHAIPLALAALAEKAGARLRYGVRAVRVEAGSSGVSGVRLDTGERLAAGNVVVACDLSRAHTGLLPKGAGDWRLRRPRYSPSCLVLHFGLDRRLAGQAHHTLHFGREWDATFAALRAGRPQPDPNLLVTYPESDTGAAPSGHATLTVLEPTANLRGGADWDRLTPRLEDRLLGRLADLGYGDLSSAPRLTLDPPAWARLGHSAGTPFALDHRFTQTAWFRPAGAARRVPGLHFAGMYTAPGVGVPPVLISGRLAAERVLETSR from the coding sequence GTGAGCCCGGTCGTGGTGATCGGCGCCGGTCTCGGCGGCCTGGCCGCCGCGGTCCGGCTGGCCGCCGCCGGGCGGGACGTCACGGTCGTGGAGGCGAACGACGTGCCGGGCGGCTGCTGCGGTACGGCCGTCCTCGGTGAGTACCGCTTCGACACCGGCCCCTCGGTGCTGACCATGCCGGAGGTCCTGGCCGACGTCTTCGCCGCCGCCGGGGAGGACATGGAGAGCACACTCCCGCTGCGGCGCCTGGACCCGTACTACCGGCTGCGTTACCACGACGGTTCCCACCTGGACGTGGTGGCCGGGCAGGACGCCATGGCCGAACGGGTGCGCGCGCTGAGCGGCGCCGCGGAGGCCGAGAGATACCGGCGTTTCCGCGCCAGGCTCGGCGAGCTGTTCGACGCCGAGTGGCCCGCGTTCATCGACCGCGACATGACGAGGCTGCGCGACCTCGTCCAGCCCCGCGTCCTGGCGCGCCTGGCGGCCCTGGGCGGCTTCCGCAGCCTGGACTCCCTCGTCAGGAGCCACCTCACCGACCACCGGCTGGTCAAGGCGCACACCTTCCAGGCCCTGTACGTGGGCCTGTCACCCCGGCAGGCACTCGGGATCTACGCGGTCATCGCCCACATGGACACCGTCGGCGGCGTCTTCTTCCCGCGCGTCGGCGGGATGCACGCCATCCCGCTCGCCCTGGCCGCGCTGGCCGAGAAGGCGGGCGCGCGCCTCCGGTACGGGGTGCGCGCCGTCAGGGTCGAGGCCGGGTCCTCCGGCGTCTCCGGGGTCAGGCTCGACACCGGGGAGCGCCTGGCGGCGGGGAACGTCGTGGTCGCCTGCGACCTGTCCCGCGCCCACACCGGGCTGCTCCCGAAGGGCGCGGGCGACTGGCGGCTCCGCCGCCCCCGCTACTCGCCCTCCTGCCTGGTCCTGCACTTCGGCCTCGACCGCCGCCTGGCCGGGCAGGCGCACCACACCCTGCACTTCGGCAGGGAGTGGGACGCCACCTTCGCCGCGCTGCGGGCCGGGCGGCCACAGCCCGACCCGAACCTGCTCGTCACCTACCCCGAGTCCGACACCGGCGCCGCGCCGTCCGGCCACGCCACTCTCACCGTGCTGGAACCGACCGCCAACCTGCGCGGCGGCGCCGACTGGGACCGGCTCACCCCGCGGCTGGAGGACCGGCTGCTCGGCAGGCTCGCCGACCTCGGCTACGGTGACCTGTCCTCCGCGCCGAGGCTCACCCTCGACCCGCCCGCCTGGGCGCGGCTCGGCCACTCGGCGGGCACCCCCTTCGCCCTGGACCACCGCTTCACCCAGACGGCCTGGTTCCGGCCGGCGGGCGCGGCCAGGCGCGTGCCGGGGCTGCACTTCGCCGGGATGTACACCGCGCCGGGGGTGGGGGTGCCACCGGTGCTGATCTCCGGCCGGCTCGCCGCGGAACGCGTACTGGAGACCTCCCGATGA
- a CDS encoding phytoene/squalene synthase family protein: protein MTLTASYELCRRLNARHGRSYYLATLLLPAWKRPHVHALYGFARYADEIVDSFTMTGDRARALDGLTTRLAATLDGGTTDDPVLPAFAQTVRSFGIDHGDIDAFLRSMRTDLTVTRHATYDDLLVYMEGSAAVIGTMMLPVLEPLPGMEDKAREPARQLGLAFQLTNFLRDVAEDLERGRVYLPLEDLDGFGVKVADLGRGAPTPALRELLAFQTRRARDHYARAEEGFDMLTPSSRPCIRAAFQLYGGILDRIEAARHDVFGARAVVPRRRRLAIFARHLLAASAADRAERRLIAEIP, encoded by the coding sequence ATGACCCTGACCGCCAGCTACGAACTCTGCCGCAGGCTCAACGCCCGTCACGGCCGCTCCTACTACCTGGCGACCCTGCTGCTGCCCGCGTGGAAGCGCCCGCATGTGCACGCCCTGTACGGCTTCGCGCGCTACGCCGACGAGATCGTGGACTCCTTCACGATGACCGGCGACAGGGCGCGGGCGCTCGACGGCCTGACCACCCGGCTGGCCGCCACCCTGGACGGCGGGACCACCGACGACCCGGTGCTCCCGGCGTTCGCGCAGACCGTGCGCTCCTTCGGCATCGACCACGGCGACATCGACGCGTTCCTGCGCTCGATGCGGACCGATCTGACCGTCACCCGCCACGCGACCTACGACGACCTGCTCGTCTACATGGAGGGTTCGGCCGCGGTGATCGGCACCATGATGCTGCCCGTCCTCGAACCGCTGCCCGGCATGGAGGACAAGGCCCGCGAACCGGCCCGCCAGCTGGGACTGGCCTTCCAGCTGACCAATTTCCTGCGCGACGTCGCCGAGGACCTGGAACGCGGCCGGGTCTACCTGCCGCTGGAGGACCTGGACGGGTTCGGGGTGAAGGTGGCCGACCTGGGACGCGGCGCCCCCACCCCGGCACTGCGCGAGCTGCTGGCCTTCCAGACCCGGCGGGCCAGGGACCACTACGCGCGGGCCGAGGAGGGGTTCGACATGCTGACCCCCTCCTCCCGGCCGTGTATTCGCGCGGCCTTCCAGCTGTACGGAGGCATCCTCGACCGGATCGAGGCCGCCCGCCACGACGTCTTCGGCGCGAGGGCCGTCGTGCCCCGGCGGCGACGGTTGGCGATCTTCGCGCGGCATCTGCTCGCGGCGTCCGCGGCCGACCGCGCCGAGCGTCGCCTGATCGCCGAGATTCCTTGA
- the plsX gene encoding phosphate acyltransferase PlsX, which translates to MSEPVVVDAMGGDHGPVETVAGAVAARRELGIPVVLVGRAGNIRAELDRHGAVAEVGVVHAEDVVPMAERGAGAVSSTTTSLTVGCDLVRRGAASAFVSAGSTGAVVSCAIRGIGRATGVLRPALAIALPSVTGGATVLIDAGATSDPTPEMIAQFALLGVSYAQLVLGVADPSVGLLSIGSEPGKGNRLTRRAGELLPGLPFRFHGNVEGHDVLAGTVDVIVTDGFTGNVVLKNVEGSVRAALTLVARSGIAGAEELREVARRYDPETHGGAALLGLSGTVVVAHGSSRAATIARACAVAHDLAEGGVVTRFGDHLTAEPAR; encoded by the coding sequence ATGTCGGAGCCTGTGGTCGTCGACGCGATGGGCGGAGACCACGGACCGGTCGAGACGGTCGCCGGGGCGGTGGCGGCCCGGCGCGAGCTGGGGATCCCCGTGGTGCTGGTGGGCAGGGCGGGGAACATCCGCGCCGAGCTCGACCGCCACGGCGCCGTCGCCGAGGTCGGCGTGGTGCACGCCGAGGACGTCGTCCCGATGGCCGAGCGGGGCGCGGGAGCGGTCTCCTCCACCACGACCAGCCTGACGGTCGGCTGCGACCTCGTACGGCGGGGAGCGGCGTCGGCCTTCGTGTCGGCCGGATCCACGGGCGCGGTCGTCTCGTGCGCCATCCGCGGCATCGGCCGCGCCACGGGTGTCCTGCGGCCCGCGCTGGCCATCGCGCTGCCCTCGGTCACCGGCGGCGCCACCGTGCTGATCGACGCGGGGGCGACCTCCGACCCCACACCGGAGATGATCGCCCAGTTCGCGCTGCTCGGCGTCTCCTACGCGCAGCTCGTGCTCGGCGTCGCCGACCCGTCGGTGGGCCTGCTGTCGATCGGCTCGGAACCGGGCAAGGGCAACCGGCTGACCCGCAGGGCCGGAGAGCTGCTTCCCGGGCTGCCGTTCCGTTTCCACGGCAACGTGGAGGGTCACGACGTGCTCGCGGGCACCGTCGACGTGATCGTCACCGACGGTTTCACCGGCAACGTGGTGCTCAAGAACGTCGAGGGTTCCGTACGGGCCGCGCTGACGCTGGTGGCGCGTTCGGGGATAGCCGGGGCCGAGGAACTGCGGGAAGTGGCCCGCCGCTACGACCCCGAGACCCACGGCGGGGCGGCGCTGCTCGGGCTGAGCGGCACCGTCGTCGTCGCGCACGGCTCCTCGCGGGCGGCGACGATCGCGCGCGCCTGCGCGGTGGCGCACGACCTCGCCGAGGGCGGGGTCGTCACCCGCTTCGGGGACCATCTCACCGCGGAACCCGCCCGTTGA
- a CDS encoding spheroidene monooxygenase has protein sequence MRYMAFDRPVLGSTPGLVFWRLLGSGRGASTSMGADLHRWALLAVWRDERALDRFLGDSPVAERWRSEARESWQVRLAPVASRGRWDGVDPFGPLPSGAPGIDPGGPVAVLTRASIRPSRLVAFYRSVPGVDRLLAEQDGCLASVGVGEWPLARQGTFSLWRDAAAMRTFAHQGLAHRRVIGRTRAENWYSEELFARFSPYASEGTWDGADPLA, from the coding sequence ATGCGGTACATGGCATTCGACCGGCCGGTGCTGGGGAGCACGCCGGGGCTGGTGTTCTGGCGGCTGCTCGGCTCCGGCCGCGGCGCGTCGACGAGCATGGGCGCGGACCTGCACCGCTGGGCCCTGCTCGCGGTGTGGCGCGACGAGCGGGCCCTGGACCGCTTCCTGGGCGACTCCCCGGTGGCGGAGCGCTGGCGGAGCGAGGCGCGGGAGTCCTGGCAGGTGCGGCTGGCTCCCGTCGCCTCGCGTGGCAGGTGGGACGGGGTGGACCCGTTCGGCCCCCTCCCCTCGGGCGCGCCCGGGATCGATCCCGGCGGCCCCGTCGCCGTGCTGACCCGCGCGTCGATCCGACCCTCCCGGCTGGTGGCGTTCTACCGCTCGGTCCCCGGGGTGGACCGCCTGCTGGCGGAGCAGGACGGCTGCCTGGCCTCGGTCGGCGTCGGCGAGTGGCCGCTGGCCCGGCAGGGCACGTTCTCGCTGTGGCGCGACGCCGCCGCGATGCGGACCTTCGCCCACCAGGGGTTGGCACACCGGCGGGTGATCGGCAGGACGCGCGCGGAGAACTGGTACTCCGAGGAGCTGTTCGCCCGGTTCTCCCCCTACGCCAGCGAGGGCACCTGGGACGGCGCCGATCCCCTGGCCTGA
- a CDS encoding glycerol-3-phosphate acyltransferase, protein MVPLLVSVIGGYLLGSVPVAVPVARAYGFDPREVGDRNPGFWNVRQRLGRRAAAPVFAGDMLKGTLAGLLGLWAGGAHLTWPGGVGGGGAVPVYLAVAAAMAGHAWPVFAGFRGGRSVLTFAGGFAVICPPAFLLGVAALVAVAVVTRSFAIGARVGVFGIPLFQLLFAPVAYVAGTGLLMCLIGLRFGQAARSARPS, encoded by the coding sequence ATGGTTCCTCTGCTCGTCTCGGTCATCGGCGGCTACCTTCTCGGATCCGTACCGGTCGCCGTGCCGGTCGCCCGCGCGTACGGGTTCGACCCCCGCGAGGTCGGCGACCGCAACCCCGGCTTCTGGAACGTCAGGCAGCGGCTCGGCCGGCGGGCCGCCGCGCCGGTCTTCGCGGGTGACATGCTCAAGGGCACGTTGGCGGGGCTGCTCGGCCTGTGGGCCGGCGGCGCGCACCTCACCTGGCCCGGCGGGGTGGGCGGTGGCGGCGCGGTGCCGGTGTATCTGGCGGTGGCCGCCGCCATGGCCGGGCACGCCTGGCCGGTCTTCGCCGGGTTCAGGGGCGGCCGGTCGGTCCTCACCTTCGCGGGTGGCTTCGCCGTCATCTGCCCGCCGGCTTTCCTGCTCGGGGTGGCCGCCCTGGTCGCGGTCGCCGTGGTGACGCGGTCCTTCGCGATCGGGGCGCGCGTCGGTGTCTTCGGCATCCCGCTCTTCCAGCTGCTCTTCGCGCCGGTCGCGTACGTGGCCGGGACCGGTCTGCTCATGTGCCTCATCGGGCTGCGCTTCGGTCAGGCGGCGCGGAGTGCCCGCCCGTCGTGA
- a CDS encoding glycosyltransferase family 2 protein, with product MRLLTVLQAAAALAVVVRLARGRSRLPALAPVGTAPPRISVVIPARDEEARIGPCLSAVLADPDVAEVLVVDDESRDGTARLASELGAKVVTGAPLPEGWVGKQWALTQGVEAAGGDVVVTLDADTRPAPGLFGALAAALGEHDLVSAGPRFVCEGTAEQALHASFLATLVYRFGPIGPSAPPAPHRTMANGQCTAFRRTAMLDARGFARVRGHMADDVALARTLAADGWAVGFLDAGGLLEVDMHDSAAGVWREWGRSLSLRDVTGPGRQAADLAVIWLAAALPVLRLAAGRPTRLDLGLLAVRLLLAGALRGSYTRPGPGVLLSPLLDPLAALRLTQATLRPVRDWRGRAYPAATTASRLGFGGTDTGPGRVTTGGHSAPPDRSAAR from the coding sequence ATGAGACTCCTGACCGTGCTGCAGGCCGCCGCCGCGCTGGCCGTGGTGGTGCGGCTGGCCCGGGGGCGGAGCCGCCTGCCCGCGCTGGCCCCCGTCGGGACGGCGCCGCCGCGCATCTCGGTGGTGATTCCCGCCCGCGACGAGGAGGCCCGCATCGGCCCGTGCCTGTCGGCGGTGCTCGCCGATCCGGACGTCGCGGAGGTCCTCGTCGTCGACGACGAGTCGCGCGACGGTACGGCGCGGCTGGCGTCCGAGCTCGGCGCGAAGGTCGTCACAGGGGCGCCGCTGCCCGAGGGCTGGGTGGGCAAGCAGTGGGCGCTGACGCAGGGGGTCGAGGCCGCGGGGGGTGACGTCGTGGTGACCCTGGACGCGGACACCCGGCCCGCGCCGGGGCTGTTCGGCGCTCTCGCGGCGGCCCTGGGAGAGCACGACCTGGTGAGCGCGGGTCCCAGGTTCGTGTGCGAGGGGACGGCCGAGCAGGCGTTGCACGCCTCGTTTTTGGCGACGCTGGTCTACCGCTTCGGCCCGATCGGGCCGTCCGCTCCCCCGGCCCCGCACCGCACGATGGCCAACGGCCAGTGCACGGCCTTCCGCCGCACGGCGATGCTGGACGCCCGCGGGTTCGCGCGGGTACGCGGGCACATGGCCGACGACGTGGCGCTGGCCAGGACCCTGGCGGCGGACGGGTGGGCCGTGGGGTTCCTGGACGCCGGGGGCCTGCTGGAGGTCGACATGCACGATTCGGCCGCCGGGGTGTGGCGGGAGTGGGGGCGGTCGCTGTCGCTGCGCGACGTCACCGGGCCCGGCCGGCAGGCCGCCGACCTGGCCGTGATCTGGCTGGCCGCCGCGCTGCCCGTACTGCGGCTGGCGGCCGGCCGTCCCACCCGGCTCGACCTGGGCCTGCTGGCCGTACGGCTGCTGCTGGCCGGTGCGCTGCGCGGCAGCTACACGCGGCCGGGTCCGGGCGTGCTGCTCTCCCCGCTGCTGGACCCGCTGGCGGCCCTGCGGCTGACGCAGGCCACGCTGCGTCCGGTGCGCGACTGGCGGGGCCGCGCCTACCCGGCGGCCACGACGGCCTCCCGCCTCGGCTTCGGCGGGACGGACACGGGGCCGGGCCGGGTCACGACGGGCGGGCACTCCGCGCCGCCTGACCGAAGCGCAGCCCGATGA
- a CDS encoding phytoene desaturase family protein yields MPEVTVIGGGVGGMVSALLLARQGHRVRLYERLPRLGGKLAEHTRDGFTFSVGPSLLTLPGVFTDLGLELDLVELDELCRYRFADGSTLAAYRDPARMAAEIDRLAPGEGRAWLAFHDWARGCLDASRRTFFAGPLTWPPTEARLSDLLAVAPTRTLDGLARRFFTDPRLRQYVGRYATYAGSSPYRAPAALGCVPAIEHGEGGWYVTGGLPRIADALALMLERAGVEVVLGAEVARVLADGERVRGVRLASGERERADIVVANTDAAALYGRLLPDRRRLRRIAGLGTSSSAFLLLAGVEGRTEGLAHHSIVFSGDYEREFGDIFRRRRPPEDPTVYIGCSAVDDPSQAPPGTENWVMLVNVPARDPGRWPMSPEAYRDLVLDRLASRGYDLSGRLRFVDLFTPADLRDRYGAWGGSIYGGAYSGRLAPFRRPGNRGPRHGLYLVGGSAHPGGGLPLVAMGARIVASLVREDFPLASPRATGGRGRRTGAVR; encoded by the coding sequence ATGCCTGAGGTAACGGTGATAGGCGGCGGCGTCGGGGGCATGGTCTCCGCCCTGCTGCTGGCCCGGCAGGGGCATCGGGTGCGCCTGTACGAGCGGCTCCCCCGGCTGGGCGGCAAGCTCGCCGAGCACACCAGGGACGGCTTCACCTTCTCCGTCGGCCCCTCCCTGCTCACCCTGCCCGGCGTCTTCACCGATCTCGGGCTGGAGCTCGACCTCGTGGAACTCGACGAGCTGTGCCGCTACCGCTTCGCCGACGGCTCGACGCTGGCGGCGTACCGCGACCCGGCCCGGATGGCCGCCGAGATCGACCGGCTCGCTCCCGGCGAGGGCCGCGCCTGGCTGGCCTTCCACGACTGGGCGCGGGGCTGCCTCGACGCGTCGCGCCGCACCTTCTTCGCCGGGCCGCTCACCTGGCCGCCCACCGAGGCCCGCCTGTCGGACCTGCTGGCGGTGGCGCCGACCCGGACCCTCGACGGCCTGGCCCGCCGCTTCTTCACCGACCCGCGCCTTCGCCAGTACGTCGGCCGCTACGCGACCTACGCGGGCTCCAGCCCGTACCGCGCCCCGGCCGCACTGGGGTGCGTCCCGGCGATCGAGCACGGTGAGGGCGGCTGGTACGTCACGGGAGGGCTGCCCCGCATCGCCGACGCCCTGGCCCTGATGCTGGAGCGGGCCGGGGTGGAGGTCGTCCTGGGCGCGGAGGTGGCCCGGGTGCTCGCCGACGGCGAGCGGGTCAGGGGGGTGCGGCTCGCCTCCGGGGAGCGCGAGCGCGCCGACATCGTGGTCGCCAACACCGACGCGGCGGCGCTGTACGGGCGGCTGCTGCCCGACCGGCGGCGGCTGCGGCGCATCGCCGGGCTCGGCACCTCCTCCTCGGCGTTCTTGCTGCTGGCCGGGGTGGAGGGCAGGACCGAGGGACTGGCGCACCACTCGATCGTCTTCTCCGGCGACTACGAGCGGGAGTTCGGCGACATCTTCCGGCGGCGCAGGCCACCGGAGGACCCGACCGTCTACATCGGCTGCTCGGCCGTGGACGACCCGTCGCAGGCTCCGCCGGGCACGGAGAACTGGGTCATGCTGGTCAACGTCCCGGCCCGCGACCCCGGCCGGTGGCCGATGTCCCCCGAGGCGTACCGGGACCTGGTGCTCGACCGGCTGGCCTCCAGGGGGTACGACCTGTCGGGGCGGCTGCGCTTCGTGGACCTGTTCACCCCCGCCGACCTGCGCGACCGGTACGGCGCGTGGGGCGGCTCGATCTACGGCGGCGCCTATTCCGGCAGGCTCGCGCCCTTCCGCCGCCCCGGCAACCGGGGGCCCCGGCACGGCCTGTACCTGGTGGGCGGTTCGGCGCATCCCGGCGGCGGGCTGCCGCTGGTCGCGATGGGCGCCCGCATCGTCGCCTCGCTCGTACGGGAGGACTTCCCCCTCGCTTCCCCCCGCGCGACCGGCGGCCGGGGCCGCAGGACCGGAGCCGTCCGGTGA
- a CDS encoding carotenoid biosynthesis protein: MASVLGAALLAAMVVAQVASGPQPRPIVLTSVVVLLLAASALAFASATHSPARAVAAFTAVVATGYAAEWVGIRTGVPFGDYHYTGVLQPAPGGVPVIVALAWGGMGLAAHAVAAAVAPGSRAARIVTGALALTAWDLFLDPQMIRLGLWVWHDPGPYRGVPFSNFAGWLVVSLLVMALLERMPAEPAAWSAGLVSIYTVMAVMETIGFAAVFVPPDPLVATAGGLSMGLFTLLAWRRGRPPSPEPERA, from the coding sequence GTGGCGAGCGTGCTCGGCGCGGCACTGCTGGCCGCGATGGTCGTCGCGCAGGTCGCCTCGGGACCGCAGCCCCGGCCGATCGTGCTGACCAGCGTGGTCGTCCTGCTGCTGGCGGCGAGCGCGCTGGCCTTCGCCTCCGCGACCCACTCCCCCGCCAGGGCCGTCGCGGCGTTCACGGCCGTGGTCGCGACCGGGTACGCCGCCGAGTGGGTCGGGATCAGGACGGGCGTGCCGTTCGGCGACTACCACTACACCGGCGTTCTCCAGCCCGCGCCCGGCGGGGTGCCGGTGATCGTGGCGCTGGCGTGGGGCGGCATGGGGCTGGCGGCCCACGCGGTGGCCGCCGCCGTCGCACCGGGGAGCCGGGCGGCGCGGATCGTCACGGGGGCGCTGGCCCTCACCGCCTGGGACCTGTTCCTGGACCCGCAGATGATCCGGCTGGGCCTGTGGGTCTGGCACGACCCCGGCCCCTACCGGGGCGTTCCCTTCAGCAACTTCGCGGGCTGGCTCGTCGTCTCCCTGCTGGTCATGGCCCTGCTGGAGCGCATGCCGGCCGAGCCCGCGGCGTGGAGCGCCGGGCTGGTGTCGATCTACACGGTGATGGCGGTGATGGAGACCATCGGCTTCGCGGCCGTCTTCGTCCCGCCGGACCCGCTGGTGGCCACGGCCGGAGGGCTCTCGATGGGACTGTTCACCCTGCTCGCCTGGAGACGCGGAAGACCCCCATCGCCCGAGCCAGAACGAGCGTGA
- a CDS encoding sulfite exporter TauE/SafE family protein: MDVAEVLGLLGAGTLAGVVGTVVSLASIVSYPALLAFGLPPLTANVTNTVALTFHGVGAAFGSRPELAGQGGRVLRLGTMTLIGGAVGSALLLMTPSDTFEVIAPWLIVVASLLLVRPPRAAGGFGGEDGWMARAALFGVAVYLGYFGAAGGILMFAVLSAVLDQTPVRVNAIKSVVSSLANAVASVSFALFGPVQWSAVAPLALGFFLGGLLGPPIARRLPGRALRLGTAACGLLVAVKLGLDAYA; encoded by the coding sequence GTGGACGTCGCTGAGGTGCTGGGGCTGCTCGGGGCCGGGACGCTGGCCGGGGTGGTCGGCACGGTGGTGAGCCTGGCGTCGATCGTCTCCTACCCCGCGCTGCTCGCGTTCGGCCTGCCGCCGCTGACCGCGAACGTCACGAACACGGTGGCGCTGACGTTCCACGGGGTGGGCGCGGCGTTCGGGTCGCGGCCCGAACTCGCCGGGCAGGGCGGCAGGGTGCTGCGGCTCGGCACGATGACCCTGATCGGCGGGGCGGTGGGGTCGGCGCTGCTGCTGATGACCCCTTCCGACACGTTCGAGGTGATCGCGCCCTGGCTGATCGTGGTCGCCTCGCTGCTGCTGGTCCGCCCGCCCAGGGCGGCGGGAGGGTTCGGCGGCGAGGACGGCTGGATGGCACGCGCCGCGCTGTTCGGCGTCGCCGTCTACCTCGGCTACTTCGGGGCCGCGGGCGGGATCCTGATGTTCGCCGTGCTCTCGGCCGTGCTCGACCAGACGCCGGTCAGGGTCAACGCGATCAAGTCCGTGGTGTCCTCGCTGGCGAACGCGGTGGCCTCGGTCTCCTTCGCGCTCTTCGGCCCGGTGCAGTGGTCGGCGGTGGCGCCGCTCGCGCTGGGATTCTTCCTGGGCGGCCTGCTCGGGCCGCCGATCGCCCGCCGCCTGCCCGGCCGCGCGCTCCGGCTCGGCACCGCCGCCTGCGGGCTGCTCGTCGCGGTGAAACTGGGCCTCGACGCCTACGCGTGA